The window TCTTCCACCAGGGAAGGTTCCACGAACAACTCCAGCCGCAAACCGACATCCAGGACCTCCGAGTGGAGGCTCCAGCAGAACGTGGGGAAGAGAAGCGCCAGAACCGGGGGCCTCATGAGGATCGGCGTCCACCTGCGTTTCATTCCACGAACTCCTGGTTTGATCGCTCCCGAGTCCGGGCGGGACAAATTCGGGACAGGACCAGCGCCGATCCGAACGTGATCAGCGAGGAGACCGGGATCACCCACATCCAGGCCAACCGCGGGAGCCCGAAGAGCCAGTGGCCCTGGGCCCAGACCAGGCCCGCCGACATCCCCGCAAGCGCGGACACGATGACCGCTCGGCCGCTGGCCGGGACCTTCAGGATGGCCAGAAACATCATCGCCCCCAGGGTGCCCACCAGGAAGCTGCTGATTCGGCCCGTCAGGTCGAAGAGGTTTCCACGCTGATCGTCGGGGATGGAATCCAACAGGAAACAGATCATGATGGCTGCGACTCCCGCGGCGACGGTCACGGCCCGGGCCAGCTTCAACTCGCCGCGGGGGGTGACGGCCACGGTCCGGAGACGCCGGTAGTAGTCGGTGATGATCACTGAGGAGATGGAGTTGATCCCCGAATCCAGGCTCGACATGGCGGCGGAGAAGAGAGCCGCCACCACCAGCCCGGCCAGGCCCCGGGGGAGGACGTGACCGATGAAGTGCGGGAAGACGCTGTCCGTGTCTGCGGGGAGATGGGTCTGGTAGTAGGAATAGAGCGCCATTCCGCACAGGCTCAGAAGGAGAGTGATGACGACGCTCGCCGTCAGGTTGCAGGCGAACGAGCGCCGTGCCGACGCTTCCGAGCCGGTGCTGAGATAGCGCTGGACGGCCACCTGGTCTCCGGCCGCGGTGCAGATCCACCAGAAGAGGGTCCATAGGATCATGCCGAACCAGGTCAACCGGACCGTCGGGTCGAGGCTGAAGAGAGGCTGGGGCTCCATGTCCGCCGCCGCCATCTGGCCGTACCAGGTGAGCGGTCCGGTCCCGGCGTCAAGGGCGACATACGCGATGGTGAAGAGGGCGCCGGCCAGGAGGATGAAGAACTGGACCACGTCGGTCCAGATCACGGCCCGGATCCCGCCCAGGGTCGTATAGACGGTGCCCACGGCCGCTACCCCCAGGACCACCGTGGCGAAGGGGAGGCCGCTGATGGTGGCCAGGGCGCCGGCTGCCGTGAAGACGATGGTCCCCATCCACGCCAGCCGGATCAGGACGAAGATGGTGGCCCCGAAGAGGCGTGTGGAGAGGTCGAATTGCCGCTCCAGGCACTCGTAGGCCGAGGTGATTTTCAGCCGCATCAGGAAGGGAACCACCAGGTACCCCACCAGAAGGAAGACGATGGGATAGGAGAGCAACTGGGAGTTGGCGCCCAGCCCGTGCTTGATGATCTCGCCGGGGTGGGAGAGATAGGTGATGGTGGAGAGGATGGAGGCCAGCAGGCTCAGCCCCACGGCGAACCAGGGCATGTTCCGCCCCGCCAGGAAGTACTCCTCGGTGTCGCTCTGGCGCCGGCTGAAGGTGTAGCCGAGTAGGACGACTGCGGCCAGGTAGAGGAGGATGGCCGCGTAGTCGACGCCGTGGAGCCCCTCGAATCGGCCCGGCGGACCGCCCATGGCCAGAAACGGCGTCATCGCCAGGTTCCCCTCAAGAAGCCGCAACGCAGCGGAGTGCCAGTTGAATCGCCGCTGGCCGGCGCAGTAGCCTGACCGCACGCGGCAACTTCCGTGACGGATTTTGCCTTCGGCACGTTAGGGTAAGTGGTGACCGCCAACTGCATGGAAGAGGACCATGGGAGAAATTCGACATCAGGAAATGCCTGAATCAGCGTTTGTCGACAACCGGGTCGAAGAGGACGTAGATGTCCTCGACGAAGCAGATGAGGTCATTCCGTATACCCATAGCATCACGTTCTATGGTGCGGACTGCCCTGTGGATTCCCTCGTAAAACAACTTGATCGCGGCGACATCATTGTACCGACATTTGACTGGGTTTCCGAAGAAGACAGCAGGATCGTCGGATTTCAACGCGAATACGTATGGCCGAAGCCGAAGGCGGACAAGTTCATTGAGTCCCTCCTCCTTGGTCTGCCTGTTCCCGGTATTTTTCTGGTCAGGGAAGCGTCGGGTCGCTTACTGGTGCTCGATGGACACCAACGGCTCCACACCCTCCACCGGTATTACAAAGGACTGATCAACGGTCGGGAATACCGCCTCGAAAACGTACAAAGGCGTTTCGTGGGAATGCGTTTCACGGATCTGGATATGGAGGACCGTCGAAGACTCGACGACAGTATCATTCACGCCACCGTCGTCAGGCAGGACGAGCCGAGTCAGGACCATTTACATTATTTTCGAGCGCCTGAATGCCGGAGGCGTCAATCTCCAGCCCCAGGAGATCCGTGTGGCGCTCTATCATGGCCAACTGGTGCGGGTTCTGAAGAGCCTCAACGAAGAGCGGGCATGGCGAGAACTGTACGGCAAAAAATCCCGGCGTCTGAAGGACATGGAGATGATCC of the Acidobacteriota bacterium genome contains:
- a CDS encoding sodium/solute symporter (Members of the Solute:Sodium Symporter (SSS), TC 2.A.21 as described in tcdb.org, catalyze solute:Na+ symport. Known solutes for members of the family include sugars, amino acids, nucleosides, inositols, vitamins, urea or anions, depending on the system.) — its product is MRSGYCAGQRRFNWHSAALRLLEGNLAMTPFLAMGGPPGRFEGLHGVDYAAILLYLAAVVLLGYTFSRRQSDTEEYFLAGRNMPWFAVGLSLLASILSTITYLSHPGEIIKHGLGANSQLLSYPIVFLLVGYLVVPFLMRLKITSAYECLERQFDLSTRLFGATIFVLIRLAWMGTIVFTAAGALATISGLPFATVVLGVAAVGTVYTTLGGIRAVIWTDVVQFFILLAGALFTIAYVALDAGTGPLTWYGQMAAADMEPQPLFSLDPTVRLTWFGMILWTLFWWICTAAGDQVAVQRYLSTGSEASARRSFACNLTASVVITLLLSLCGMALYSYYQTHLPADTDSVFPHFIGHVLPRGLAGLVVAALFSAAMSSLDSGINSISSVIITDYYRRLRTVAVTPRGELKLARAVTVAAGVAAIMICFLLDSIPDDQRGNLFDLTGRISSFLVGTLGAMMFLAILKVPASGRAVIVSALAGMSAGLVWAQGHWLFGLPRLAWMWVIPVSSLITFGSALVLSRICPARTRERSNQEFVE
- a CDS encoding DUF262 domain-containing protein, with product MGEIRHQEMPESAFVDNRVEEDVDVLDEADEVIPYTHSITFYGADCPVDSLVKQLDRGDIIVPTFDWVSEEDSRIVGFQREYVWPKPKADKFIESLLLGLPVPGIFLVREASGRLLVLDGHQRLHTLHRYYKGLINGREYRLENVQRRFVGMRFTDLDMEDRRRLDDSIIHATVVRQDEPSQDHLHYFRAPECRRRQSPAPGDPCGALSWPTGAGSEEPQRRAGMARTVRQKIPASEGHGDDPPILCLLLSLRSVSQPDEGFPESVHG